In Alkalihalobacillus sp. AL-G, the genomic stretch TAATGATTTTCGACCAGCTGACCTTCACATCTTCAATCTGTTTTCCCAAGATTAATGTTTCAAGTGTTCTTCTTACAGTTTCTACTTCTGGCAATTCCGGCATTCCACTCACCTACATTTTTTACTTAGCATCGTACCATGTGTCGCCATAGGAATAATCCACTTTTAATGGAACATCTATCTGTATTGCTTGCTCCATGACATCTGGAACGATCCTCTCCAGTATCTCGATCTCTTCCTTAGGTGCTTCGAAAATCAATTCATCGTGTACTTGTAAAAGCATCCTCGTCTGTAAACCCTCTGCCTTTAAACGTTCAGCCATACTGACCATCGCTTTTTTGATGATATCAGCGGCAGAACCTTGAATCGGTGTATTCATAGCGGTTCGTTCCGCGAAGCTTCTTAAATTGAAATTCCGGCTCGTAATTTCCGGGAGATATCTTCTGCGGTTCAACATCGTTGTGACATAGCCATCTTGCTTCGCCTGCTGTACAATATCGTCCATATATTGCTTTACACCCGGGAAGCTTTCAAAATAACGCTGAATAAATTGGCCTGCCTCTTTTCGGGTAATACCAAGACTTTGAGAAAGACCATAATCACTGATCCCATAAACGATACCGAAATTAACGGCCTTTGCTTGTCGACGCATGTCAGAAGTAACCTCATCCTCTGAAACATGAAAAACGTCCATTGCCGTTTTCGTGTGGATATCTAATTCATTGTTAAAGGCATCAATCAATTTTTCGTCCTGAGCAATATGCGCTAAAACTCTTAACTCGATCTGCGAGTAATCTGATGCAAACATGACCCAATCTTTTTCTGAAGGTACGAATGCTTGTCTTATTTTTCTGCCCGCCTCTAAGCGAATTGGGATGTTTTGAAGGTTGGGATCAATCGAACTTAGACGGCCAGTTTGCGCTAGCGCCTGATTGAACCGCGTATGAATCTTTTCGGTTTCACGGTTCACAACCTTCAACAAGCCCTCGATATAGGTAGAATTCAATTTACCTAGCTGACGGAAAAAAAGAATTTCTTCGACCACCTCATGTTTGTCCTTCAGCTTTTCAAGCACATCCGCTGAGGTTGAGTATCCAGTTTTTGTTTTCTTGATAGCTGGAAGCTGCAATTTTTCAAACAGAATCTCTCCAAGCTGTTTTGGTGAATTGATATTGAACTCTGTACCGACTAGCTCATAAATTTTAGTTTCTATTTTCTTAAGCTGTTCTTCGAGTTCAGTACCCATATCCTCAAGTCGTTTCACATCGACCTGTACACCCTGCTGCTCCATCTTGCCAAGCACTAACGATAAAGGCATCTCGAGGTTATAAAACAAGTCATCCTGTTCGTTTTTCTTTATGCTTTCCTGCAATTTAGGAACAACTGCTTGAAGCATACTTGCCTTCCGTACGATATGTTCGCTTAGCATATCCTGATCCGGAACCTTTTGTTTGGCTCCTTTTCCATACACGGCTTCATCACTGGACACAGCGTTCAGGCCGAGACGTGATGCAATAGAAGGAATATCATGAGAAGATTCAGATGGGTTTAACAGATAAGAGGCAATGAGTGCATCAAATGTGACCCCTCTCAAATGTATCCCCTTCCAGGCTAATGAAACGATTGCTTGTTTAGCATCAGAAGTATATTTTTCAATTTCTCCATCCTCAAGCCACGCGATTAACGTATCTGATTTTAACGCGATGTCCGTAGGTATAAAATAATTCCCTTTTTCATTTACAACTCCGAATCCTAAAATATCACCATTATGATAGTTTTCTTCTAAACACTCTATGACAATTGCTCCGTTTGAACCGAGTTCCTCTTCCGTAATTTCATCAAGGATGTCATACTTGATTTCTTCTGCAGGTTTTTCCGCCTCTTCAGCAGCTTCACTATCATACTTTGCGAGTAAAGAATTGAACCCAAGCTCCTTGAACAACTTGATTACATCTTCTGAGAACTCTTGATGGAAATCACAGTGATCCAGCTTCACGTCGATCGGAGCATCCTGATCGATCGTCGCAAGCTTTTTACTCATTTCGGCCAATTCTTTATGTTCTTCAAGCTTCTCTTTAAGCTTTTTCCCGGAAATCTTTTCAATCGATTCAAGTACGTTTTCAACGGTCCCGTACTCTTTTAGGAGCTTGATAGCCGTCTTCTCTCCAACACCCGGAACCCCAGGAATGTTATCAGAGCTATCACCCATTAGCCCCTTCATATCGATAATCTGTTCAGGAGTCAGCCCATATCGTTCTTCTACATGTTGAAGATCGTATGTATCAACGTCTGTAATTCCTTTTCTAGTAAGAGCGACGGTCACATTATCACCAACAAGCTGCAATAAATCCTTATCACCTGTAATGACCTTGACATCCCATTCATCAGAATTGGATTGTTTCGATAATGTTCCGATAATGTCATCTGCTTCGTATTGTTCAAGCTCATACCGTTTGATTTTAAACGCATCTAAAAGCTCACGAATCAATGGGAACTGTTCCGAAAGTTCTGGTGGTGTCTTTTGTCTTCCGCCCTTATATTCATTAAACGTCTTATGGCGGAAAGTTGTTTTCCCTGCATCAAATGCAACAACCATATGAGTTGGTGCTTCTTCTTCAATTACCTTTAAAAGCATGGTAGTAAATCCATAAACTGCATTCGTATAAACCCCTTTATCATTATTTAAAAGGGGCAATGCAAAAAACGCTCGGTAAGCAATACTATTTCCATCGATCAATACGAGTTTATTTTTACTCATCCGAATCCCTCCTCGTCCAATAACACTCTAGCTTTAGTTTACCATGTTTATTTTAATAAAGAAAAAAGGATTCATCCTCCCACGACTAAAGCATTGATCTTTGTAAACGAGGTGACGATCGACATATCGCCTGCCGGTGTTGTTCGCTTTTCCTTCTAGGCTCATCATCTCGCATTTCGAATCAATCGGACTTTGGTTGATTTCCCGAACAGTTTCTGACGAAAAGTGAGCCACGCACGGGAAGCCATTTTTTTGGCAACCGAGGCATTGACTTCATTCCCAAAGTGTTGGCGGATGGGTTTGACCCACTGATGGGCATAGGTAAATGACAATTAATTATTTAAGTTACACGAGAAATCAATTTCACCACGCACACGTCCGAATCTCACTTGATTATTTTTTGATTTTAGGAAATGACAGGAGAAATGTCGTACCTGCATCGTTTGCACTTTTCACCTGAATCGAGCCTTTATGTGCTTCGACTAAATGTTTGACGATTGCGAGTCCAAGTCCTGTTCCACCAGAATTTCTACTTCGTGCTTTATCAATTCGATAGAACCTTTCAAATATGCGTGGGATTTCCTCATCATCCATTCCAATTCCGGTATCCTTTACAGTCACATTTACAGCCCCTGGCTCTTCACTGCCGATTAACTGAACAGTACCTCCAGAAGGGGTATAGCTTATTGCATTATTAACAAGGTTGATCAAAATTTGCTTGATCCTCAAGGCATCCCCTTCAATCTGGAGATCATCGCATGTTGAAACAACGAAATGTATATCTTTTTCATTCGCTCGTGTTTCAAGTAAGTTTTTGACATCATTAATAATCAGCCCAACATCAATTCTTTGCAATTCCAGCTGAAAATTCGCCTGTTCCATTTTCGTAAAATCGAGCAAATCATTGATCAGTCTTTGAAGACGGTCACTTTCCTTCCAAATTATCGTTAAGAACTTTGTTCGAAGTTCTTTGTTATCCATCGCACCATCCAGCAGAGTTTCAGCAAAGCCTTTCAGTGACGTAACAGGTGTCCGAAGTTCGTGGGAAACATTCGCAACAAAATCTTTTCGTACTTGTTCGAGGTTTTTCAGTTCTGTAATGTCATGAAACACAAGAACGATTCCCTTTAAGTTTTCATACTGACCTAAAATCGGTACACAAGTAACATCAAAGTGCTTTCGTGTGATTCCAACCGATAAAAGAACCTGCTTACGAACAATTTTTTCTGTGAGGAAAGTTTCCTTCACGAGCTCAACTACATCTTCATGCGGCATTATTTCATGGTACATTTTATCGTTCAAGACGTTCCCATCCACTAAAAACGTTTCTTTATAAAAGCGGTTCATCAGATTTATATATCCTTTAGAATCGATCAAGAGAAGTCCGCTTCCCATATTTTCAATCACAGTCTTCATCCGCTCTTGCTCCGCTTCCCTTGAACGTGTTATTTGCTCAAGATTACGTGCAAGGACATTAAGGGAATGGTTAAGTTCGCCCGATTCCCTTAGCTGATACTCATGGCTTCTAGCTTTGTAATTTCCACGTGCAAGCTCACTTGCAACTCTCACGGCATCATCAACTGGATTAGCAAGCTTGTTCGTAAGTCGGAAGGTTAAATAGATTAAAATACAATACCCAAAAAATAGTGAAAACAATATGGGAAACCATATTTTCCGTACATCATTTTTAAAGGTTTGATCTGAAATTGTTAGGACAAGGAATCCATCCAATGAATCTCCTTCTGTCAGAGCAATTACAAAGTCGGTGTACCCTTCACGCTTCAATTGTTGAACATTATTTGTCACCTTTTTAAAACGGTCAGAATCAACCAATTCCCTACCGGATATCGTTGATTCAATAACATCACCGTCTCCGGAATAATACGTGAGCCCGCCATCTAATTCTTCTGCTAAATGCTCCAGCGGTTCTTCGATATCCCTATTGTCCTGAACAGACTTTGCGACCAGCCGTAATTGGGTTTCATAAGCTTCAACCTTCTGACGTTCAATACCTCCGATTGAAAGGTTTGCAATTAAAAAGCCTAGTAAGAGAAAGATGATGCTTGTGAAAACGACAAAGGCATTTAAAATTCGCCCGCGAAAGTTGCTCATCTATTGAGGGCCCTCCAGTTTATACCCTAATCCCCGAATCGTCTTTATATAGATCGGTTTCCGTGTATTTTGTTCAATTTTTTCCCGAAGATGGCTAATATGTACATCGACGATCCTCGTATCCCCCACAAAATCATAATTCCAAATTGCACTGAGTAATTGCTCTCTTGAGAGGACACGGCTTTTATTTTTGACAAGATAAACGAGTAGTTCGAATTCCTTCGGTGTCAATTCAAGTGCGCGCTCTTGAAAGAAGGCTTCATAGTTTTCAGGAAAGACCTTTAAATCACCGATTTCAAGAAATTCTGTATTAGAATCAGCACGATCTGATGACGTAGTTATTTGACTTCTTCTTAAAATTGCTTTAACACGTGCAACGACTTCTCTTGGACTAAAGGGTTTTGTCATATAATCATCTGCACCAAGCTCAAGACCTAACACTTTATCAAACTCATCATCCTTTGCTGTCAGCATCAAGATTGGAATCATGTGTTGAGTTTGACGGAGATTCTTACATATGTCTAATCCATCCATACCTGGCAGCATCAAGTCAAGAACAAGCAAATCGGGTGTTTCAGCTTTTGCTAGTTCTAACCCCTTTATCCCATCCAAAGCAGTGATCACTTCAAAACCAGCCTGCTCTAAATTGAATTGAAGCAGTGTGTTAATCGATTCTTCATCTTCAACAACCAATATTTTCTCGTTCATGGGCTTCCCCCAACCTAATAGGATTCATCTTTTGCCTTTATTCTTACACATAAGAACCTAAAAAAAAACAAAAAAGCCGAAAACGACTTTTTTGTTAACGAATATTTACATTAGCTTAAAAAAAATAACGTTCAATGCGTGAGGACTTTTCAAGGAACGAAGAAGTTGGACTGAATCCATCACGTTGTGAGATCACGTCGAACTGACTCACCTCCTGTGAGCCCTAAAAATTATCGAACGTTCTAGCAGTAATCGAACGCGGTGGATACGGTGGACATACATCGATATCCCCGTCGATAATGACCTCCTGTGATTCATCGAATCCTTTGATTCCGATGGTCACAAGATGGTTCTCTGAATCTACCCCTGTCACTTCAAACTTTAATACAATCGTTGCATAGTGGTGGACAGGATTTGGAAACGAAATGTTCTGTCTAATAATACAACTCCCTGGACCAGGAAGGAATTTGCTGATTGATGACGTAACAAAACCTAGCAACATTATCTGTGGAACAACTGGTTTCTTAAACGGAGTCAATGATGCATAATCATGTTGGATGAAAAGCGGATTATTGTCGTCCGTTAACCCTAAATAAAGAAGAATATCTTTATCCTCAATGGTTTCAGTAATTTCTAATTTCTCCCCAATATTGATTTCTTCGATTTTTCGTCCGATTTTTCGTTTTTTCCCTAGTAACATGCTGTTCCCTCCTCTGAAGTAAGCGATTACATTTTTCTATAAAGAAATCTTGGTAAAGTCAAGCCTTAGCTAAACTAAATACTATAGAAAGCATTATGCTGTAGTGAAAAATAAAAACATTCTGACATAAGTATGTAAAGAAAGAATTCGAGAAAAACTCTCGAATTCCTCCTTTTTCATTGTTCCATTTTTACGATAAAACATTCATGACATTGCGTACGGAGTCAGCAGACTTATCAAGCTCAGCTTTTTCTTCATCTGTAAGATCAAGCTCGATGATTTCTTCAAGTCCATTTCCACCAAGGATGGTCGGTACTCCTAGACAAATACCATCGTACCCATATTCTCCTTCAAGGTAAGCAATGGCTGGAAGTACACGGCGTTGATCCTTCAGAATCGCTTCAACCATCTCGACTAGTGAAGCCGCTGGTGCATAATAAGCACTGCCGTTACCTAATAGTTGAACGATTTCACCGCCGCCTTTTCGGGTACGCTCAACAATAGCATCCAGTCGGTCCTTGTCGATTAACTTATCTAGTGGAATCCCTCCAGCATTCGAGTAACGGATCAATGGAACCATATCGTCCCCATGTCCACCAAGAACAAAGCCGCGGATGTCCTTAACTGACAGATTCAACTCTTCAGCAACGAATGTACAGAAACGTGCTGTATCGAGAATACCGGATTGACCGATCACTCGATTTTTAGGGAAACCGGATTCTTTCAGTACGGTATATGACATTGCATCCACAGGATTCGTTAAGACAATGATTGTACAATCCGGAGAATATTTTACGATTTCCTGAGTGACACTTTTCATGATTTTAGCATTTGTATTTACGAGGTCATCACGGCTCATCCCAGGCTTACGTGCAATACCTGCAGTAATGACAACGATGTCAGAATCTGCTGTATCTTCATAGTTGGCCGTACCAGTAATCTTTGAATCAAATCCTTGAACAGGACTTGCCTCTAGCATATCAAGCGCTTTACCTTTTGTAGGGTCTTCCATATTTGGAATATCTACAAGAACGACATCTCCAAGTTCTTTTTGTCCAGCGATAAATGCAGTAGTAGCACCAGTAAAGCCGCCACCGATTACAGAGATTTTGTTTCGCCTGTTTGCCATTACTGTTTCCCCCTACTCCATATTTTTGATGAGTTCGTCACCGAACTCAGAACATTTAACTTCCGTTGCGCCTTCCATTAAACGAGCGAAGTCATACGTTACAACCTTGCTTGCGATTGTTTTTTCCATAGACTTGATGATCATGTCGGCAGCTTCGTTCCAACCGATGTGCTCAAGCATTAATACTCCAGAAAGAATAACGGAAGACGGATTAACTTTATCCATACCAGCATACTTTGGTGCTGTACCATGAGTTGCTTCAAAAATAGCATGTCCTGTTTCGTAGTTGATGTTTGCTCCTGGCGCAATTCCGATACCACCAACCTGTGCGGCTAAAGCATCAGAAACGTAATCACCATTCAGGTTCATTGTTGCAACGACATCGAACTCTGCAGGACGAGTCAAAATTTGTTGTAGGAAAATGTCCGCAATGGAATCCTTGATGATGATTTTCCCTGCTGCTTCTGCTTCGGATTGTGCTTTGTTTGCAGCGTCCTTACCGTCTTTTTCAACGATACGGTCATATTCAGCCCATGTGAACACTTTATCTCCAAATTCTTGTTCAGCAACCTCATAACCCCAGTTCTTAAAGGCACCTTCAGTGAACTTCATAATGTTCCCTTTGTGCACAAGGGTTACGCTCTTACGGCCTTCGTTAAGTGCATACTCAATCGCCGCTCGAACAAGACGTTTCGTACCTTCCTCAGAAACCGGCTTGATTCCGATTCCAGATGTCTCAGGGAAACGAATCTTGTTTGCCCCCATTTCCTCTTGAAGGAATTGGATCACTTTCTTCACTTCGTCGGATCCTTTTGCATACTCAATACCAGCATAGATATCTTCAGTATTTTCACGGAAAATGACCATATCTGTATCTTCAGGCTTTTTAACAGGTGATGGTACACCAGTGAAATAACGTACAGGACGCAAGCATGTAAAAAGGTCTAGTTCCTGACGCAGCGCTACGTTCAAGGAGCGGATACCGCCGCCGACTGGTGTAGTCAATGGTCCCTTGATAGCCAATATGTATTCATTGATTACATCAAGCGTTTCTGAAGGTAACCATTCCCCTGTTTTGTCATATGCCTTTTGACCAGCAAGGACCTCTTTCCAAACAATCTCTTTCTCGCCATTGTATGCTTTCTTAACCGCACCTTCTAAAACCTTTGATGCTGCCGCCCAAATATCTGGACCCGTTCCATCTCCTTCAATAAATGGGATAATCGGGTTGTTCGGTACGTTTAAAACACCATTATCTACTGTAATACGTTCTCCGTTTGACAAAATCATTACCTCCTGGTTGATAAATGTTTTACATCCCTATCGTCACAAATTCGATATGAATTAATCAAGTTTGATGGTGATGCACAGAAAACAGACACTACCGAGCGAGCAATCAGTCGTCGATCGCCTGTTCCCTATTTTGACCATCCCATCGGTTTTTATCGATTTTCAATTGATACAAATTGTTGCATTGAAGGTCCAGTATATTCTGCACGTGGACGAATCAATCGATTATTATCATATTGTTCAAGAATATGAGCTAACCAGCCTGATAATCTGCTCATTGCAAAGATTGGAGTGAATAGATCGTGCTTAAGACCGAGGCTGTGGTATACAGATGCCGAGTAGAAATCGACATTCGGCAGCAATCCTTTTTCCTTTGTCATCAACTCATCAAGCTTAACAGACATTTCATACCATTTTGTCTCACCGGTAATGCTTGTTAATTGCTTGGACATTTCACGAAGATGTTTTGCTCGTGGATCTCCGTCCTTGTAAACACGATGTCCGAATCCCATGATTTTCTCTTTTCGTTCAAGAGCATCCTTGAGGTAAGGTTCAACATTTTCTACTTCCCCAACATCAGATAGCATCTTCATAACACGCTCGTTTGCTCCACCGTGTAACGGCCCTTTTAAAGCACCAATCGCAGCGGTCACCCCAGAGTAAACATCAGATAATGTTGCAACACATACGCGTGCTGTAAATGTCGATGCATTCAATTCGTGATCAGCGTGCAATACCAATGCTTTATTAATCGCGTTTACTGATATCTCGTCCGGTTCTTTTCCGTTCAGCATGTAAAGGAAGTTTGCCGCATAGCTTAGGTCTTCTTTCGGCTCAATTACTTCTTTACCATCACGTAATCGTGAGAACGCTGCAACGATTGTGGATAGTTTAGCTAACAAGCTGATTGATTTGTTAAGGTTTGCCTCTTCACTCATATTATCCGCGTTCTCATCATATAACCCTAATGAGGAAACGGCTGTACGAACTCCTGCCATCGGATGAATTTCACCGAGTGGATACTGTTTAAGCATGTCCATAACCTGTGAAGGAACTGCATACTGTGAAGACAGTTTCCCCTTGAATTCATTCAATTCTTTTTCCGTTGGTAGCTTCCCGTACCATAGTAAGTATACGACCTCTTCAAAGCTAGCATGATCTGCAAGATCGTCAATATTATAGCCTCGATATGTTAGTACACCATCAATAATGGAACTTACTGAGGATGTTGTGGCTACAATGCCTTCTAAACCTCTAGTTGTTGTCATGGCTCTCTCTCCTTTTAAATTAGTTTTCTCTGTCTTATTAAAAAGACGTAGATAATAAAGAAAATGCTTACAAGCAAAGGGTATCAAAATAATTTGAACCCAAAATATTAGGTAAACATATTAAGGAAGGATAAAACACATACAGTACAATTATAAACAATTCTCTGACTTTTGTGAACGCCCAAGGCTTGAAAACCTTATTTCCATAACGAATTTTCGATTCTCATCCCGTGATCAATTGAACGATGCGTATCGCCAGATAAGCTATACCCGCTCCTATCAAAGGACCTACTGCGATTCCATTGAAAAGGCTTACTGCTAAAATCGTACCTATAACTAATGTAGTGGTAATATGTGGATCTTCGGTCAAAAGCTTAATACCGCTTGCAGCAATCAGAGCAACTGCAATCCCTGATCCAAGAGCGATCCACCCGTAATAGGACTTCATTGCTTCGCCTAATTGTTTAAATCCTATTTCCCCGGTTGCAATTGGAATTAGAACAGCGACTGTAATTATTATGACTCCCCATTCGATCCCTCTTTTTTGTATTAACGGAAAGAACCGGTCACCTAAACCGACCCATTTAATTATGAGAAGAAAGGCAACTGCTATGATCAATGATTTATTTTTTGCCATTAAAGCAATAGCCAGAAGAACAACGAGGAATAGGGATGCTTGGTCAAGCATTTGACACTTCCTTCCATACACTGCAATTTCTGGATTGAAACTTGATGCAAGTAAATGTAAAATAATACTATTCCTAAGGGGCTGGCAAAATAGCGGAGCAAAGTTCCAATTGTTGAATTAAGAGAAATGGTTTGTCCGCAGACGACCATACCCCAAAAGAAAGGATAAGATGTAGTTGAATCTTCAATATGTTTATAGTTTTATCCGGTTTCTACTTATAATTGCCATTTTATTGTTTTCACTCGTTGCACTCTATTATGTTGCACATGTAACCTACCCTTTTATTATTGCGTTAATTCTTGCATTTATGATTAACCCGATCGTCAATCTACTTGAACGGAAAGGGAAAATGCCGAGAGGACTTGCCGTCTTTGTCGTAATTCTGATTTTGATCGGGTTGATTGTCGGCTTTGTAACTCTCATAATCAGTGAAATGATTTCAGGGTTCGGCTATTTGGCTGAAGTTATTCCCGAGCATACAAAAACGCTCGTCCAGTTTGCCCAAACGTATTTTACCCAGCAAATCCTGCCGATCTATTATGATCTCGCAGCAATGTTCCAACAGCTTGATCCTGCCCAGCAGGAAACGATTACGAATAACATCGAATCAGTCGGTAAAAATATTACAACCAACGTAAGGGAGTTCGTTCAATCATTTTTGACAGGCTTGCAAAATTTCCTATTAAACTTGCCGAATGTTGTAACAGTGCTGATTTTCTCTTTATTAGCGACATTTTTCATAAGTAAAGACTGGTACCGATTTCAGGGATGGATAGCAAAACGGACACCTAAGCGTACTGTTGAAAGTGGACAAAGTGTATACCGTGAGCTACGAAAGGCACTCTTTGGATTCATGAAAGCTCAGTTGACATTAATATCAATTACGGCAGCTATCGTGCTTGTCGGCCTTTTGATCTTGCAGGTGGATTATGCAATCACGATTGCGATCCTGACCGGTGTAGTTGACTTACTCCCATACCTTGGGACTGGTGCGGTATTTATTCCGTGGATCATTTATTCATTCATTATTGAAGACTTTACCCT encodes the following:
- the ytvI gene encoding sporulation integral membrane protein YtvI, encoding MNLQYVYSFIRFLLIIAILLFSLVALYYVAHVTYPFIIALILAFMINPIVNLLERKGKMPRGLAVFVVILILIGLIVGFVTLIISEMISGFGYLAEVIPEHTKTLVQFAQTYFTQQILPIYYDLAAMFQQLDPAQQETITNNIESVGKNITTNVREFVQSFLTGLQNFLLNLPNVVTVLIFSLLATFFISKDWYRFQGWIAKRTPKRTVESGQSVYRELRKALFGFMKAQLTLISITAAIVLVGLLILQVDYAITIAILTGVVDLLPYLGTGAVFIPWIIYSFIIEDFTLSIGLSILYGVVIIQRQIMEPKILSSSIGLDPLATLISLFVGFKLFGFLGLIIGPVILVIIRALNQADVFQDLWSFIIGKKAS
- the citZ gene encoding citrate synthase, with protein sequence MTTTRGLEGIVATTSSVSSIIDGVLTYRGYNIDDLADHASFEEVVYLLWYGKLPTEKELNEFKGKLSSQYAVPSQVMDMLKQYPLGEIHPMAGVRTAVSSLGLYDENADNMSEEANLNKSISLLAKLSTIVAAFSRLRDGKEVIEPKEDLSYAANFLYMLNGKEPDEISVNAINKALVLHADHELNASTFTARVCVATLSDVYSGVTAAIGALKGPLHGGANERVMKMLSDVGEVENVEPYLKDALERKEKIMGFGHRVYKDGDPRAKHLREMSKQLTSITGETKWYEMSVKLDELMTKEKGLLPNVDFYSASVYHSLGLKHDLFTPIFAMSRLSGWLAHILEQYDNNRLIRPRAEYTGPSMQQFVSIENR
- the polA gene encoding DNA polymerase I, whose product is MSKNKLVLIDGNSIAYRAFFALPLLNNDKGVYTNAVYGFTTMLLKVIEEEAPTHMVVAFDAGKTTFRHKTFNEYKGGRQKTPPELSEQFPLIRELLDAFKIKRYELEQYEADDIIGTLSKQSNSDEWDVKVITGDKDLLQLVGDNVTVALTRKGITDVDTYDLQHVEERYGLTPEQIIDMKGLMGDSSDNIPGVPGVGEKTAIKLLKEYGTVENVLESIEKISGKKLKEKLEEHKELAEMSKKLATIDQDAPIDVKLDHCDFHQEFSEDVIKLFKELGFNSLLAKYDSEAAEEAEKPAEEIKYDILDEITEEELGSNGAIVIECLEENYHNGDILGFGVVNEKGNYFIPTDIALKSDTLIAWLEDGEIEKYTSDAKQAIVSLAWKGIHLRGVTFDALIASYLLNPSESSHDIPSIASRLGLNAVSSDEAVYGKGAKQKVPDQDMLSEHIVRKASMLQAVVPKLQESIKKNEQDDLFYNLEMPLSLVLGKMEQQGVQVDVKRLEDMGTELEEQLKKIETKIYELVGTEFNINSPKQLGEILFEKLQLPAIKKTKTGYSTSADVLEKLKDKHEVVEEILFFRQLGKLNSTYIEGLLKVVNRETEKIHTRFNQALAQTGRLSSIDPNLQNIPIRLEAGRKIRQAFVPSEKDWVMFASDYSQIELRVLAHIAQDEKLIDAFNNELDIHTKTAMDVFHVSEDEVTSDMRRQAKAVNFGIVYGISDYGLSQSLGITRKEAGQFIQRYFESFPGVKQYMDDIVQQAKQDGYVTTMLNRRRYLPEITSRNFNLRSFAERTAMNTPIQGSAADIIKKAMVSMAERLKAEGLQTRMLLQVHDELIFEAPKEEIEILERIVPDVMEQAIQIDVPLKVDYSYGDTWYDAK
- a CDS encoding MaoC/PaaZ C-terminal domain-containing protein encodes the protein MLLGKKRKIGRKIEEINIGEKLEITETIEDKDILLYLGLTDDNNPLFIQHDYASLTPFKKPVVPQIMLLGFVTSSISKFLPGPGSCIIRQNISFPNPVHHYATIVLKFEVTGVDSENHLVTIGIKGFDESQEVIIDGDIDVCPPYPPRSITARTFDNF
- a CDS encoding response regulator transcription factor, which produces MNEKILVVEDEESINTLLQFNLEQAGFEVITALDGIKGLELAKAETPDLLVLDLMLPGMDGLDICKNLRQTQHMIPILMLTAKDDEFDKVLGLELGADDYMTKPFSPREVVARVKAILRRSQITTSSDRADSNTEFLEIGDLKVFPENYEAFFQERALELTPKEFELLVYLVKNKSRVLSREQLLSAIWNYDFVGDTRIVDVHISHLREKIEQNTRKPIYIKTIRGLGYKLEGPQ
- the icd gene encoding NADP-dependent isocitrate dehydrogenase — translated: MILSNGERITVDNGVLNVPNNPIIPFIEGDGTGPDIWAAASKVLEGAVKKAYNGEKEIVWKEVLAGQKAYDKTGEWLPSETLDVINEYILAIKGPLTTPVGGGIRSLNVALRQELDLFTCLRPVRYFTGVPSPVKKPEDTDMVIFRENTEDIYAGIEYAKGSDEVKKVIQFLQEEMGANKIRFPETSGIGIKPVSEEGTKRLVRAAIEYALNEGRKSVTLVHKGNIMKFTEGAFKNWGYEVAEQEFGDKVFTWAEYDRIVEKDGKDAANKAQSEAEAAGKIIIKDSIADIFLQQILTRPAEFDVVATMNLNGDYVSDALAAQVGGIGIAPGANINYETGHAIFEATHGTAPKYAGMDKVNPSSVILSGVLMLEHIGWNEAADMIIKSMEKTIASKVVTYDFARLMEGATEVKCSEFGDELIKNME
- the pnpS gene encoding two-component system histidine kinase PnpS — translated: MSNFRGRILNAFVVFTSIIFLLLGFLIANLSIGGIERQKVEAYETQLRLVAKSVQDNRDIEEPLEHLAEELDGGLTYYSGDGDVIESTISGRELVDSDRFKKVTNNVQQLKREGYTDFVIALTEGDSLDGFLVLTISDQTFKNDVRKIWFPILFSLFFGYCILIYLTFRLTNKLANPVDDAVRVASELARGNYKARSHEYQLRESGELNHSLNVLARNLEQITRSREAEQERMKTVIENMGSGLLLIDSKGYINLMNRFYKETFLVDGNVLNDKMYHEIMPHEDVVELVKETFLTEKIVRKQVLLSVGITRKHFDVTCVPILGQYENLKGIVLVFHDITELKNLEQVRKDFVANVSHELRTPVTSLKGFAETLLDGAMDNKELRTKFLTIIWKESDRLQRLINDLLDFTKMEQANFQLELQRIDVGLIINDVKNLLETRANEKDIHFVVSTCDDLQIEGDALRIKQILINLVNNAISYTPSGGTVQLIGSEEPGAVNVTVKDTGIGMDDEEIPRIFERFYRIDKARSRNSGGTGLGLAIVKHLVEAHKGSIQVKSANDAGTTFLLSFPKIKK
- the mdh gene encoding malate dehydrogenase — translated: MANRRNKISVIGGGFTGATTAFIAGQKELGDVVLVDIPNMEDPTKGKALDMLEASPVQGFDSKITGTANYEDTADSDIVVITAGIARKPGMSRDDLVNTNAKIMKSVTQEIVKYSPDCTIIVLTNPVDAMSYTVLKESGFPKNRVIGQSGILDTARFCTFVAEELNLSVKDIRGFVLGGHGDDMVPLIRYSNAGGIPLDKLIDKDRLDAIVERTRKGGGEIVQLLGNGSAYYAPAASLVEMVEAILKDQRRVLPAIAYLEGEYGYDGICLGVPTILGGNGLEEIIELDLTDEEKAELDKSADSVRNVMNVLS
- a CDS encoding DUF441 domain-containing protein, with the translated sequence MLDQASLFLVVLLAIALMAKNKSLIIAVAFLLIIKWVGLGDRFFPLIQKRGIEWGVIIITVAVLIPIATGEIGFKQLGEAMKSYYGWIALGSGIAVALIAASGIKLLTEDPHITTTLVIGTILAVSLFNGIAVGPLIGAGIAYLAIRIVQLITG